In one window of Microtus pennsylvanicus isolate mMicPen1 chromosome 2, mMicPen1.hap1, whole genome shotgun sequence DNA:
- the Rnf24 gene encoding RING finger protein 24, with the protein MSSDFPHYNFRMPNIGFQNLPLNIYIVVFGTAVFVFILSLLFCCYLIRLRHQAHKEFYAYKQVILKEKVKELNLHELCAVCLEDFKPRDELGICPCKHAFHRKCLVKWLEVRKVCPLCNMPVLQLAQLHSKQDRGPPQEPLPGAENIV; encoded by the exons ATGAGCTCAGATTTCCCACATTACAACTTCAGGATGCCTAATATTGGATTCCAGAATCTGCCTCTCAACATATATATTGTGGTCTTTGGCACCGCTGTATTTGTCTTCATCCTTAGTTTACTCTTCTGTTGCTACTTGATTAG GCTAAGACATCAAGCACACAAAGAATTTTATGCCTACAAGCAG gttatattaaaagaaaaagttaaagaacTGAATTTACATGAG CTCTGTGCTGTGTGTTTAGAAGACTTTAAGCCTCGAGATGAACTGGGGATTTGCCCATGTAAGCATGCCTTCCACAGAAA GTGCCTTGTTAAGTGGCTGGAAGTCCGGAAAGTGTGTCCCCTGTGCAACATGCCGGTGCTGCAGCTGGCCCAGTTGCACAGTAAACAGGACCGTGGTCCCCCTCAAGAGCCCCTCCCTGGGGCAGAGAACATTGTATAG